A stretch of DNA from Coccidioides posadasii str. Silveira chromosome 1, complete sequence:
ATCATGATGCATCGCACGCCAATCCATTCGTATAGTTGTAATCAAAAGCATGCCATACTCCAAATACCTGTGCCACGGTTGCCAGCACTGCCAAGACGTGGAAAATCTGATGCGAGCTGAACCAAATATCAAATTGACCGGGGTTCAACGATTCGGGGATACGGGTCTGTATGATTATACATAAACTGTCAGCCCAAGGACTCGATCGCCACGAGCTACGCCCCGTTTCGAAGTATATGGCGGGTGAATCGCAGGATTCCCCGTTTGTTAGCCGAGCACGGAGTGAAGCGGATGCGAAAAGTTATCTATGTATGTTCAGTACATACCGCATAGAAAAAAACCCCAGTGATATGGAGCAGCCCTTCCAGGAGATAGTAAGGAAGACCAGAATGTTCAAACATTCCAGATAGTCCAAACATGAGGGTGGCGTGGGCTAGGGGAGCGAGCGACGATAATCCCGTGCAAGCGAAGGTTCCTGTGCGGAAATTGCGCCACTCTTGACCCTGCAGTTTAGGATGGAGAATAATCATACATGATAACGAACCGAGAGTGAGAGTCTGCTCAATCAAAACCAGATAGTTGATTAGCTAGAGAGACAATCAATATGAAAGTGAAATTTGTCTGCAtggcgatgatgatgagTATCAACCAGAGGAAGAAAATCCAGTTGAATAAAACCTGGGGTATCAATTACCGTTCCCCAATAAAGCCATATCAGGTGCGGTATGCAATAGAAGACCATGTAAGTCCCCGTCAAGATATTGCCCAGGATTAAAGCCATGATCCCAAGATAGTCCATCTGCAGCCACAACCGGGAGACACTATGAGAATGGCTCATCAGGGTATGATATGCAGTGGAAAATGACATGCATATCAGCGCTGCAAACAAGAGGGACGCAAAAACCAGTCTGTCGGCTTCTGTAGCCTCCGGATAAAAGGACAGGAAGTTTTGGTATAGTAGAATTTCACCAACAACCAAGAACAGTCCCGGGATCATATGCGTGTATATGTTCGCAGTCTCATTATGCACATATGTCAAGCTTGCGATGCAGTCTGTGACGGACTGGTTCGGGCGCCGATAGCCGCTGAGGATGTACTCATTGTCTTGGAGCCAATGGGGAGCCTCCTCGAAGGAAAGCAAGATAGGACCTTTTTTCGTAGGGACTGTGGATTTGTTCGCATAAGGTGGAGAGAGCAAGggctcttgctcagcttctAGGGGCCATAGTGAAGGAGCGGCATCTCGACATCGAGGGATCGAGGACACAGAGATGGCCTTTCCCATACCCCTCAGGagtaagaaaaagaaaaagtacaAGAAAATAACAATATGATCTCGAGGAGGATTATAGGGcaaggaggaagatgataGAAGCAAGACGATTGATATAAAACGGAGTCACTCGCCTTACATCAATTTTGCAGCAAAAATATCGGGGGTCATGTGGTATGAACGGCAGGCGCAGGCGACGGCAGAGAAGGCGGGAAGAGAACAAATTTCTCCAGCTTCATATTCTTAGACTGTTGGGGGTCAGGCCGAGATATATTATTTGGAAGAAGCCTCTCTTCGCCGTCTGCGTATCGGTTTGGAGGTGGAGAACGGTCGGTTTATCGACGCCAGGCCCGGGGTGGGCAGCGAGGTTGCAGCCACATTCTGAAAGGATTTGCGACATCGACGGCATGAAGACCCATGAAAAGGCATATGTTAACAGGGGAGGTTCGGGAAACATCCCTACAGCTCCATTTTCGACAACGCGATTCGATGAAGCTAGAAAAAGCGGATATCCACCTAGACAAGCATCAACAAGCAACTAGGTGGGGAGATTGACTAAAAGTTCCTTGCCAACGAACAGAGTACAACCGATAGTGCAGGCATGTGAACCTGGGGCCAAAATAGCTAGGTAATCAGGAATGAAGCTCAGAAGGTTTGACAGTCAAGCAATGGTATGCAACTATCAGTTTGTATGGTTCATTATCTAGTTATCTCATTGGAAAAATTCGACCCATCATGTCAATGTCATATCTTGTCGTAGTAGAGGTATCACTCAAGGGAAGGGAACCTGCACGCCGAGAACACAGCTGTCACCAACAAAAGGGAGACCAAACTTTTAAATACTCGTGAATATATAAACCGGCTAATTCTCGCCAGTCCATTGTTTTGCCTCGCGAGGGAATACACGCTTGTACAAACTGATTCCAATCGCATCCTGGGGGTTGATTTTATTGTCAAATGTTGCCTTAAAGTACCCATGCGTCCCCAAACTCTCTTTGATATATCCACTGCGCCCTCGCCCGGTCCATAGCTGCAAAGCTTTGAACCAATTGACGTCTTCGGCATTGAAGAACATGTATCGCACCGTAACAACTTTTCGGTGGATCTTGAACGGATGGCCAGTCAGAATAACACGCTTGGCAACAACGCGTCCATGATCGGGCGCCATAGTAGTTCCCGTTGCAATTAACTGCAGAGCATTGATTGTGGAGGATGTGTCGTTTCCGTCCAAGACTTCTGGGTCCGGTACAGACGTATTCCTAAAGACCAGCACTGGAATCGAGCCCCAAGCGATGGGGCCGATATATGTTGCCACGGTGTTTCGCCCAGGATGCAGGTATCTGTCAAATTTATGAACATTGTTCGGAGTGGTACCGGGTGCCGAAAATAACGGATTGATGACGAGCCGGCGAGGGCCATACTGGATAATCAATTCATCTTTAGATTTAATAGGTTCCTCAACATTCGAATTGAGTGTCATATTGATGTTGACAACAGTGTGTTTGTGTTCATGGCGGAGAAGGGAGAATAGAGCAAGTGGCTCTGGACATCTTTGCCTGACGGCCAAAGGCACATCGCGTAAAAGAACTTTTACTCTGGTGCCCGGTGCTACGCCACCCGCAAGAGCTTCACGGATGCACTGGTTTCTCGAACCTTTGTAATCCGCAATCTGAAGCAGGCGGCGCCAATTTTCTGGCTCATGTGCTCGATCCTCTTCGGTTTCCCATATGCTAGTTTTCAGGCTCTTCAGACCCCGGTATCGCGCAAGTCGTTCCCTTGCGAGCGTTCCTGGATGAAGCTCAATTTCATCGGGGAATTCAAGATCGtcgctctcttctttctttcgaCTCGCACGATATTCTTCTATTTGTTGGGCTTCGTCTTCGGGAGACGGATCTAAGAACATTTCTGACTGAGGGTACTCTGAGGGCCCAGCTTCAGTCATGGCGTCTCGGTTATCGTGAAGGAAGACTCCATCTTCAGGGCCGGCCTCATCATCAAGTTCCATTTCCTCGTCGTCATCATACATATTATCGACAATATCGGACCCAGAATCAGATACGTCATCTAAATACCATGCTGCTTGGTAGGAAGATGTGCCCTTTGGAAGCCGCCTCGGTCGTCTTGAaacctcttcctcttcttcatccgAAAAGTAGTGATGGTCATCAAGGAGCACTCCCTTCCTCTCCGTGTCTGCCATCGACACCATTTCATCGTCCATGAAGACATCCTCGGGGGCCACGATAGCGAGATCGTCTGCATCTGCCGTCGGCTCATCCAAGATTTGAACCTCTCTGTCATCATCCACGTTCATcgaatcttcttttttattccGAGAAGATAGAGGCGCGGCAACGATAGACGATACTTGATAGTCTCCCCAGCCGGGAACGTGAACTAAGCGGTCGGCCTTTAAGCCTTTTCCACGCACAATTCCAGTGACGGAAACCTGGCCACATTCGTCTCTTGTCTCCGGCCATTGTATGTCTTCAATGAGCATCCAACTTCGGTCTTCTCGCCAGTGTATCCCCCTTGGTGTCGCCGTGCACAATCCCCTTGAGACATTCGCACATTCTTGCCTCGAGTCCAACGAGTGCATCTTTTCCAAAGTAGGGAAGAAGCGGTTGATGGAGGCCTTTAAAGATGAAAGAACTTGTGGTCGTTTCTTGGGAGGGTTTATTTTATCAAGTCCCTGCAGAGACTCTAGTCAAAAGAAGAATTCTTCCAGTAGATGACAATAGGGTCTCATACTTGAACAACAGCAACGACATTTGAAATACCTTGGCCTTCAACCGATCGAAAAAGTAACTGGGCGCCATGATCAAGCGTCTCGTCCGCCGGCAGGACGAAAACGACAAAGTCCGCTAGGCGGCAAACATCTAAGGCACTGATCAGGTCCCTCTTTGCGGGGATATAAAGTACGTTCTGCTTAAACCTATCGATCCGCACCCGAAGTAAGTCGCCGTGTGCACTTCCGTCCGTAACGTCAACACTCTCATTTAGAGATGAGATGGCCGCGTTTGGATCAACTTGATCCGAGACAGGGACCACAGCGACGTGTCTCGGGGCGCCATTCTGGCCAGAGAATATGCTAATAGCCTCCGCCTTCACCTGCCGCTTTAACCTCTGTTTCTGACGGGCTTGATTTCTCCGTTCAAGTTTCGACATCATTTGCTGGTGGGCTGTCTTCCGCGGGCCTTTCTCTCGAAGCTCGACCTTGCCTGTTTGCAATTACTCAGCACATAATCATATGGATAGGGTGTAGCGTAAATGATGGGAGTAGTACCCTTGTGCAAGTCCTTCAGAGCGCCTTTCGTCGCATGTTTTGATTTGAAAGTCTTGTTCGCATGCTTGGTGGTGCTACGGTGATGGTGCTGGGTTGGGACAGCCATGGGGGCCATGCTGGATCCGCTTGACCCTTTAAATCTAAAGGGAAGAGCTGCCAGTTTGTACAACGAGTTGGATCCCCTCGTGGCTCGTAAACGGCGTCTGCTTCGTGGCACAGCGACGGCAGCGGGCTCGAAAAATAATTGTCGTGGGTTGAAAAAGCTTATCGCGGCCATCAGTGTGCGATAAGCTAAGGCCGGAAGGCTTGGCATTAAATTTCGACAGTCCGTTCAGACATAGCAGCGCACAGCAAGAAAGTTATTGCCTGTCCTTTCATCCCTCTCGCGCCTTCATATTCCGATCGGTGTGATAGCCATGGAAGTCGAAACTTCTCGACCCTCTGTCCCCTCCCAGCGCCGTTCAGCTCACCTCACCGCGGAAGCCCGCGAATCGGCGCTCAGGCTCGCCGACGCCCAGAAGCAGTATGGACGCGGAAAGAAGGTCAACATAAAGAGCataaaagacaaaaagcTCCGAAGCCAGTTGAGGACACTTGAGAATAAGTACAAGGATGCATCCTTAAAAGCAAAAGATGCCGAAGTTCTATTAGAGCACGAAAGTGGCTTCTTGGAACCTGAGGGAGAGCTCGAGCGGACCTATAAGGTGCGACAAGATGAGATTAGGGATAATGTCGGAATCGAAACAGCAAAAAAGGGATTTGAGCTGAAGCTGGAGGAGTTGGGGCCTTACAGAGCAGACTACACAAGAAATGGCAAGATGCTGTTACTAGCGGGACGGAAAGGCCATGTTGCGACGATGGACTGGCGAGAGGGAAAGCTGGGATGCGAGCTACAGATTGGAGAGACCGTAAGGGATGCTAAATGGCTACATAATGAGCTTTTTTTCGCGGTGGCACAGAAACGATATGTCTACATCTACGACCACAAGGGTGTCGAACTACATTGCCTGGATAAGCATGTGGAAGCGACTCATCTGGAATTCCTACCATATCACTTTCTTCTTGCCAGCGCAGTAAGTAAAAACTGTATATAAGCTACCCAGAACGATCTACTGATTTTGCCGGTTAGGCTACCAGTGGCTACCTGAAGTACACCGATACATCGACCGGTCAGCTGGTCGCTGAGCTTCCTACAAGACAAGGCTCGCCTACCTCCCTCTGCCAAAATCCTTACAACGCAATTCTCCACGTTGGACATCAAAACGGCACGGTGACGCTCTGGTCTCCGAACTCCACAACTCCCCTGGTGAAAGCACTGGCCCATCGAGGTCCTGTACGATCGATTGCGGTAGATCGCCAGGGCCGATATATGGTTTCTACCGGGCAGGACATGAGAATGGCGATTTGGGATATTCGCATGTTTAAAGAAGTACATAACTATTCCGTCCATCAACCAGGAGCAACGGTATCCATTAGCGATCGAGGTCTGACGGCGGTGGGTTGGGGAACAAAGGTCAGTGTTTGGAAGGGCCTGTTCGACGCCGCGGCCGCCAGTGAGCGGAAAGTTCAAAGCCCATACATGGCGTGGGGTGGTGATGGACAACGCATCGAAAATGTCCGGTGGTGCCCATACGAGGATATCCTCGGCGTGGCCCACGACAAAGGATTCTCTAGCCTCATAGTCCCAGGCGCCGGTGAGCCCAATTTCGACGCCTCAGAAGCCAATCCATATGAGAATGTGAAACAAAGACAAGAAGCTGAAGTGAAGTCTCTATTGACCAAACTTCAGCCCGAAATGATTTCTCTCAATCCAGATTTCGTGGGCAGTCTGGATCTAGTCAGTGATAAGATCAAGCGAGAGGAAAGGGATCTCGATAAAAAGAACGAGGATCCCATTGAAAGATTGAAGAATCGCGGGCGTGGACGAAATAGTGCTTTGCGAAGATATCTGCGGAAGAGAGGATCGAAGAACGTGATCGATGAGAAGAGGGTTAAAGCCGAGACTCTGAGAAGAGAACAAAAGTCGAGAGTTCAGGGAAAAATACGACAGGAGAGGGAAGAACTAGGACCTGCGTTGGCCAGATTCGTCAAAAAGTAAACGACCCAACCCGGGATGAGGGCATCTCGAAAAGTGCATTTGGGAATATTCGATTTCATTATAATACCCACGAACAGTTCATGATAATGTACATTATTGGATTTGTCAAGGTCGGGCGTTTGCCGAACTATCCATAGACTGGATTGGTGCTGGAACTGCAAGGAATGCATTAATCTTCACGTTTCTGATCTTCTGTCTTCTCAGGGCCATACGGTAAAATCTCTTTGGTCTTCAACCCATCACCTTCTACACCTGGCCGGAACCTCTGGGTGCACCAGCCTTCCACCTCGCAAGACTAATATCATACGCTCCCGTGGACTTCCACGCGCTGACGATCAGGTTAACAATGTGCTCCACGCCCTTCCCGTTTTTCACGACTGCAAATATCGTCGGTCCACCGTCTCTCATCTTCGCCGCATCCCTCTCCATCACCTCCAAATCCGCCCCTACGGCTTCTGCTAAATCAGTCTTATTCACAACCAACAGGTCGCTTCCTGTAATTCCTGGGCCACCCTTTCGCGGAATCTTATCCCCGCCAGCGACATCGATGACATATATGATAAAATCGGCAAGTTCGCGTGAGTAGTTCGCTGCCAGGTTATCCCCGCCGGATTCGATGAGCAGGAGATCAGTTCCAAATTTGCGCTGGAGTTGCTGGAGAGCAAGCAGATTGGCGCTAATATCTTCTCGGACAGCGGCATGCGGGCAACCGCCGGTTTCGATGGCACGAATGCGTTCAGGAGAGAGAGCTTTATTTTGAGTTAGGAATTCGGCATCTTCCCTGTCATCGGGGTTTGTTAGATCGCCCGGAGCCAAGAGTTCCTAAAGCCTGGGTTGCAGGGAACCAGAATGGAGAACTTGGTACCTCGTAAAGATATCATTCGTCACCGCGGCGATGTTGTAAGTATCCCGCAGGGCCAAGCAGAGCTGCAGCATCAGAGCCGTTTTCCCAGAACCTACTGGTCTGTTTCGGAATATCAGATAATTTTTAGCCAGATGTCAGCCCAAAAACCCGTGCAAGAAATTCAAGGTCATTTCAGAGATTTTACAGCGGTCATCCCCCAAAACAAAGGACTCTCTTCAACTGTTTTGATGTAGAACATTTTCCGGGATACAATCCACATGGAGAACATTCACACATACCCTCCAATTCCAATCGTAAATGCCCTATCATTCCAATCACGCCCTTCGACGATTGGCATCTCGCGGTTCAGGTAGGAGCCGGGACCGTCGAGGACTTCGTGCGTATGGCCATGGGAGCCGGCATCGTGAGCATGCGAATGGGAGTGGGAGTGCTGTGTAGCCATTGTGGATGAAGTCGATGTGCGACCGTGGTCCAGGACTCGTCGTGGGCGGGAATCGTCGAGAGAGTTGATCGCAGGGGAGCAGAAAGTGGGAATCTGGCGGGGTAGAAAAGGGTTTGACGAAAAGCGCGGTAACTCCGCTGTGGAGCTTGCCTGCGGTTCCAGCCACAAGGGCGCACTGCCGCCCATCGGCTCATCGACGGCTTTTGGACTGGGCAGGCGGGCAGCCCCAGGGTGATCACTTCAGCCTTTCAGGAAAGCGGGAGAGATCCGGAGACGAATTAGGTTCTATTCACATACGTACCTGAAAATCTACCGTAAAGCTACATGCGTCGATCAATCCTCATCAAAAGAATATGAGCCATTCCGAAAGAAAGTATCTTACACCCAAACCGCCCACAAGGTGAAATTAGAGAGAACCGCTCTGATTGGATTCCATTGTAATAAAAAAGTCAAACGCACCAGTGTGTATCTCCAGGAGAAAAACAAAACCCAAGTCATAAACAAGTAGAAGAATGCCTATAGGCAAGTACACTGAGGAATGAGTACAAACACAGATCAAATGCACATCAAACCTCAACATGGGCATTAGTAGTTTATCCAAAACAGGCAGACGTTTAGGAATCGCAAGAGGAAATGGGGCATTATGGGTGAGCGGATATACTTTGGGAAAAGCCACAATGCGACCAGATAAATATATCACGGAAAGGCAAAAGCGCAAAGCGATCATCACAAAAGCTTTCACAAAGAAAAGCGTGGTCAAATAAAATCATTCCACATCCGGGAGGGCACGGCTTGGGGTAAAATGGTATCCTTCAGAGTCGCGGAAAACAATTCGACAGCTTGCGTGAATCCCATACCACGCCCACGATAGCCAATCTACTCCAAAGCCAAAGGGAGGAAAACAAAAGACCGTTCAGAAATACAGCAATGGATCTGGCCCCAAGTCAAAGAGCACACATACAACTCCACAACACCCAAAACAAACAGAAAAGCAAATCACAAAAAACTCCTCGAGAATATCCCGGTCGGAAACCTTATAAAGGACATAGCGCCGCACCAAAAGGAGAAAACCATAACGTCCGGTAATGTTGGTCCAAGGTGAAAGGGAAGAACGCCTTAAAACTATGATAACATCCAGAGAAGAAGATTGTCGAGAAGCTTGCCAATTTTAGTTCAACGGTGCGGCATGCAATATGACTGTGCGTGGCGCGAAAAAGGCAAGTAAACTACTGTATTATCAACTTGTCCCCTTTTGTCGTTTGCCCCCGACTCGGGGGCTGGCTTTCACTTTCACTGCATTATTTGGCCCAGTGCCGTTGACTTCTGCAGTGCCGTTTTCATCAGCTTCCATCTTAATTGTGCTCGCCCGTCGGCGCTTATTGTTAACATTTGGGCTTGTATTGGCACTGGTTCCCTGGCTTCCACTTGTATTGGTGCCTTGCTGGCTTTGCTGAGCAACCATGGCGACTGGTCCAGCCATTGGGTTCTGCGCTGGGCTCGGAGTGTGGGCAGGTCCTCCAAGATGAGGAGATCCTTGCACACCAGGAATGCCTAAATGTCCCAAAGCTGGCGAGGCAAATTGACTGGGGCCATTCAGGCTTGGAGTACGTTGAATATGGCCTTGCTGCGACGGGTGCATCTGGTTAAAGTTCATCTGTATAGCACTTTGTTGATGCGGATAACTTGCCACTAATTGTCGGAGCGCTTCAGGAGGGGATAGGTGGGGGTTTTGGAGTGAGAACTGGAAAAGGTGTTGCATTTGTGAGATAATCTCCGCCACCTGACAAATTATTCGTGTTAGCAAAGAGAGCCAAGCTAGCAGGATAAAACAAAATCTTATTATACCTCTAGGAACCGCATCACAGCGACAGGAACACCGTCATCCGTGACCACTGAGTCTGGGAGAGATATTCCTGGGTTGACCATTGGTTTTTGTTGTATCCGCTTGTTAAGTGCTTTACCAACTTTGGGACTCTGTTTTTGGTCTGACTCTGGTGGTTGCAAAAGATGTCGGGGGACATATTCTGTGTGACCATTTATGCCAATGTCGAGGACGTCAATTTGGCCATTATGATTCAAATACACCTTTATCGCTCCACGAGAAACAAGCtgttaaataaaaaaaaaaaaaaaagaagcaattAATTAA
This window harbors:
- a CDS encoding uncharacterized protein (EggNog:ENOG410PK35~COG:K,O~BUSCO:12183at33183), producing MATQHSHSHSHAHDAGSHGHTHEVLDGPGSYLNREMPIVEGRDWNDRAFTIGIGGPVGSGKTALMLQLCLALRDTYNIAAVTNDIFTREDAEFLTQNKALSPERIRAIETGGCPHAAVREDISANLLALQQLQRKFGTDLLLIESGGDNLAANYSRELADFIIYVIDVAGGDKIPRKGGPGITGSDLLVVNKTDLAEAVGADLEVMERDAAKMRDGGPTIFAVVKNGKGVEHIVNLIVSAWKSTGAYDISLARWKAGAPRGSGQV
- the UTP7 gene encoding Small subunit (SSU) processome component (BUSCO:241483at4751~EggNog:ENOG410PHNQ~COG:A~BUSCO:4993at33183) translates to MEVETSRPSVPSQRRSAHLTAEARESALRLADAQKQYGRGKKVNIKSIKDKKLRSQLRTLENKYKDASLKAKDAEVLLEHESGFLEPEGELERTYKVRQDEIRDNVGIETAKKGFELKLEELGPYRADYTRNGKMLLLAGRKGHVATMDWREGKLGCELQIGETVRDAKWLHNELFFAVAQKRYVYIYDHKGVELHCLDKHVEATHLEFLPYHFLLASAATSGYLKYTDTSTGQLVAELPTRQGSPTSLCQNPYNAILHVGHQNGTVTLWSPNSTTPLVKALAHRGPVRSIAVDRQGRYMVSTGQDMRMAIWDIRMFKEVHNYSVHQPGATVSISDRGLTAVGWGTKVSVWKGLFDAAAASERKVQSPYMAWGGDGQRIENVRWCPYEDILGVAHDKGFSSLIVPGAGEPNFDASEANPYENVKQRQEAEVKSLLTKLQPEMISLNPDFVGSLDLVSDKIKREERDLDKKNEDPIERLKNRGRGRNSALRRYLRKRGSKNVIDEKRVKAETLRREQKSRVQGKIRQEREELGPALARFVKK
- a CDS encoding uncharacterized protein (BUSCO:62846at4751~EggNog:ENOG410PGXY~COG:S~BUSCO:1710at33183); protein product: MPSLPALAYRTLMAAISFFNPRQLFFEPAAVAVPRSRRRLRATRGSNSLYKLAALPFRFKGSSGSSMAPMAVPTQHHHRSTTKHANKTFKSKHATKGALKDLHKGKVELREKGPRKTAHQQMMSKLERRNQARQKQRLKRQVKAEAISIFSGQNGAPRHVAVVPVSDQVDPNAAISSLNESVDVTDGSAHGDLLRVRIDRFKQNVLYIPAKRDLISALDVCRLADFVVFVLPADETLDHGAQLLFRSVEGQGISNVVAVVQGLDKINPPKKRPQVLSSLKASINRFFPTLEKMHSLDSRQECANVSRGLCTATPRGIHWREDRSWMLIEDIQWPETRDECGQVSVTGIVRGKGLKADRLVHVPGWGDYQVSSIVAAPLSSRNKKEDSMNVDDDREVQILDEPTADADDLAIVAPEDVFMDDEMVSMADTERKGVLLDDHHYFSDEEEEEVSRRPRRLPKGTSSYQAAWYLDDVSDSGSDIVDNMYDDDEEMELDDEAGPEDGVFLHDNRDAMTEAGPSEYPQSEMFLDPSPEDEAQQIEEYRASRKKEESDDLEFPDEIELHPGTLARERLARYRGLKSLKTSIWETEEDRAHEPENWRRLLQIADYKGSRNQCIREALAGGVAPGTRVKVLLRDVPLAVRQRCPEPLALFSLLRHEHKHTVVNINMTLNSNVEEPIKSKDELIIQYGPRRLVINPLFSAPGTTPNNVHKFDRYLHPGRNTVATYIGPIAWGSIPVLVFRNTSVPDPEVLDGNDTSSTINALQLIATGTTMAPDHGRVVAKRVILTGHPFKIHRKVVTVRYMFFNAEDVNWFKALQLWTGRGRSGYIKESLGTHGYFKATFDNKINPQDAIGISLYKRVFPREAKQWTGEN
- a CDS encoding uncharacterized protein (EggNog:ENOG410PUMS~COG:T~TransMembrane:7 (i93-115o127-149i170-194o214-235i247-269o281-299i320-340o)), translating into MGKAISVSSIPRCRDAAPSLWPLEAEQEPLLSPPYANKSTVPTKKGPILLSFEEAPHWLQDNEYILSGYRRPNQSVTDCIASLTYVHNETANIYTHMIPGLFLVVGEILLYQNFLSFYPEATEADRLVFASLLFAALICMSFSTAYHTLMSHSHSVSRLWLQMDYLGIMALILGNILTGTYMVFYCIPHLIWLYWGTVIDTPGFIQLDFLPLLINYLVLIEQTLTLGSLSCMIILHPKLQGQEWRNFRTGTFACTGLSSLAPLAHATLMFGLSGMFEHSGLPYYLLEGLLHITGVFFYATRIPESLNPGQFDIWFSSHQIFHVLAVLATVAQVFGVWHAFDYNYTNGLACDAS
- a CDS encoding uncharacterized protein (EggNog:ENOG410PK35~COG:K,O~BUSCO:12183at33183), whose product is MGGSAPLWLEPQASSTAELPRFSSNPFLPRQIPTFCSPAINSLDDSRPRRVLDHGRTSTSSTMATQHSHSHSHAHDAGSHGHTHEVLDGPGSYLNREMPIVEGRDWNDRAFTIGIGGPVGSGKTALMLQLCLALRDTYNIAAVTNDIFTREDAEFLTQNKALSPERIRAIETGGCPHAAVREDISANLLALQQLQRKFGTDLLLIESGGDNLAANYSRELADFIIYVIDVAGGDKIPRKGGPGITGSDLLVVNKTDLAEAVGADLEVMERDAAKMRDGGPTIFAVVKNGKGVEHIVNLIVSAWKSTGAYDISLARWKAGAPRGSGQV